A window of Anomalospiza imberbis isolate Cuckoo-Finch-1a 21T00152 chromosome 4, ASM3175350v1, whole genome shotgun sequence contains these coding sequences:
- the LARP7 gene encoding la-related protein 7 isoform X1 — protein sequence MTGMETETVRDKAMEEESTEQKKEREKKKRSRVKQVLADIAKQVDFWFGDVNLHKDRFLREQIEKSRDGYVDISLLVSFNKMKKLTTDGKLIARAVKSSSVVELDLEGTRIRRRQPLGECPKDVDSRTVYVELLPKNVNHSWIERVFGKCGNVVYVSIPRYRSTGDPKGFAFVEFETKEQAEKAIEFLNNPPEEAPRKPGIFPKTVKNKPVPTLNSSDNTVVEEKKKKKKKKSKIKKESSAQAAAEPKESNTHTTTEPVSKSKRHRTPSECSEMEGTETPKQPSKREKRKWDRTESSEVTWESRPGKRKRTTSGDGETSAPKVRKTAEKGEVETVKEETTEAPKDSNEVSAEEDKDKKDTSLSKSKRKHKKKHKERHKMGEEVIPLRVLSKTEWMGLKQEYLALQKASMASLKKTMSQIKPEPVGEMETESGVQKSENDKSTSEDCAPPAKANTMGPQFVSGVIVKIISTEPLPGRKQIKDALAVLAEVAYVDMLEGDTECHVRFKTPEDAQTVMKSYKEIQIKNNWKFEVLTGDHEQRYWQKILVDRQAKLNQPREKKRGTEKLIAKAERMRLEKTQQTSKHIHFTDDN from the exons ATGACAGGAATGGAGACTGAAACAGTGAGAGACAAAGCCATGGAAGAAGAAAGCACCgagcagaaaaaggaaagagagaagaagaagaggtcAAGAGTTAAACAGGTGCTAGCAGATATAGCCAAGCAAGTGGATTTCTGGTTTGGTGATGTTAATCTCCACAAAGACAGATTTCTTCGAGAACAAATAGAGAAGTCCAGAGATGGGT ATGTCGACATATCACTTCTTGTTTCTttcaacaaaatgaaaaaattgaCTACCGACGGGAAGCTGATCGCTCGGGCAGTTAAAAGTTCATCTGTTGTAGAG CTGGACTTGGAAGGAACCAGGATCAGGAGACGCCAGCCTCTGGGCGAGTGCCCAAAGGACGTGGATAGTCGGACTGTCTATGTG gAGCTGCTTCCCAAAAACGTCAATCACAGTTGGATTGAGCGGGTGTTTGGGAAATGTGGCAATGTAGTTTACGTCAGTATCCCCCGCTATAGAAGTACTggggatccaaagggctttGCTTTTGTTGAATTTGAAACTAAAGAACAAGCAGAGAAAGCCATTGAG TTTTTGAATAATCCACCAGAAGAAGCACCACGGAAACCTGGGATTTTCCCCAAAACAGTAAAGAATAAACCAGTTCCTACACTGAATTCAAGTGACAACACTGTAGTAG aagagaagaaaaagaaaaaaaagaagaaatccaAAATCAAGAAAGAGAGCAGTGCACAGGCAGCTGCGGAGCCAAAGGAATCAAACACTCACACTACAACAGAGCCAGTATCCAAGTCTAAAAGACACAGGACTCCATCAGAGTGTTCTGAGATGGAGGGAACTGAGACTCCCAAGCAGCCCTCcaaaagggagaagaggaaatGGGACAGAACAGAGAGCTCAGAGGTAACCTGGGAAAGCAGgccaggaaagaggaaaagaaccACCTCAGGAGATGGTGAGACGTCAGCTCCAAAAGTTAGGAAAACTGCTGAAAAAGGTGAAGTTGAAAcagtaaaagaagaaacaacAGAAGCTCCAAAAGATTCCAATG AAGTTTCTGCAGAAgaagacaaagacaaaaaagacaCATCCCTTTCCAAATCTAAAaggaaacacaagaaaaaacacaaagagAGACACAAAATGGGTGAAGAAGTCATCCCCCTCAGGGTACTCTCCAA GACTGAATGGATGGGTTTGAAGCAAGAATATTTGGCTCTGCAGAAAGCCAGTATGGCCTCCTTAAAGAAAACGATGTCTCAGATCAAACCTGAGCCTGTGGGAGAAATGGAGACGGAATCTGGTGTGCAGAAATCTGAAAACGACAAAA GCACCAGTGAAGATTGTGCCCCTCCCGCCAAAGCCAACACAATGGGGCCTCAGTTTGTCAGCGGAGTAATTGTGAAGATCATTAGCACCGAGCCCCTGCCGGGCAGGAAGCAGATCAAG GAtgctctggcagtgctggctgagGTGGCTTATGTTGACATGCTGGAGGGGGATACCGAATGTCACGTCCGTTTTAAGACTCCTGAGGATGCACAGACTGTCATGAAATCATACAAAGAAATACAGATCAAAAACAACTGGAAATTCGAAGTTCTCACTG
- the LARP7 gene encoding la-related protein 7 isoform X2 has translation MTGMETETVRDKAMEEESTEQKKEREKKKRSRVKQVLADIAKQVDFWFGDVNLHKDRFLREQIEKSRDGYVDISLLVSFNKMKKLTTDGKLIARAVKSSSVVELDLEGTRIRRRQPLGECPKDVDSRTVYVELLPKNVNHSWIERVFGKCGNVVYVSIPRYRSTGDPKGFAFVEFETKEQAEKAIEFLNNPPEEAPRKPGIFPKTVKNKPVPTLNSSDNTVVEKKKKKKKKSKIKKESSAQAAAEPKESNTHTTTEPVSKSKRHRTPSECSEMEGTETPKQPSKREKRKWDRTESSEVTWESRPGKRKRTTSGDGETSAPKVRKTAEKGEVETVKEETTEAPKDSNEVSAEEDKDKKDTSLSKSKRKHKKKHKERHKMGEEVIPLRVLSKTEWMGLKQEYLALQKASMASLKKTMSQIKPEPVGEMETESGVQKSENDKSNPGEDCAPPAKANTMGPQFVSGVIVKIISTEPLPGRKQIKDALAVLAEVAYVDMLEGDTECHVRFKTPEDAQTVMKSYKEIQIKNNWKFEVLTGDHEQRYWQKILVDRQAKLNQPREKKRGTEKLIAKAERMRLEKTQQTSKHIHFTDDN, from the exons ATGACAGGAATGGAGACTGAAACAGTGAGAGACAAAGCCATGGAAGAAGAAAGCACCgagcagaaaaaggaaagagagaagaagaagaggtcAAGAGTTAAACAGGTGCTAGCAGATATAGCCAAGCAAGTGGATTTCTGGTTTGGTGATGTTAATCTCCACAAAGACAGATTTCTTCGAGAACAAATAGAGAAGTCCAGAGATGGGT ATGTCGACATATCACTTCTTGTTTCTttcaacaaaatgaaaaaattgaCTACCGACGGGAAGCTGATCGCTCGGGCAGTTAAAAGTTCATCTGTTGTAGAG CTGGACTTGGAAGGAACCAGGATCAGGAGACGCCAGCCTCTGGGCGAGTGCCCAAAGGACGTGGATAGTCGGACTGTCTATGTG gAGCTGCTTCCCAAAAACGTCAATCACAGTTGGATTGAGCGGGTGTTTGGGAAATGTGGCAATGTAGTTTACGTCAGTATCCCCCGCTATAGAAGTACTggggatccaaagggctttGCTTTTGTTGAATTTGAAACTAAAGAACAAGCAGAGAAAGCCATTGAG TTTTTGAATAATCCACCAGAAGAAGCACCACGGAAACCTGGGATTTTCCCCAAAACAGTAAAGAATAAACCAGTTCCTACACTGAATTCAAGTGACAACACTGTAGTAG agaagaaaaagaaaaaaaagaagaaatccaAAATCAAGAAAGAGAGCAGTGCACAGGCAGCTGCGGAGCCAAAGGAATCAAACACTCACACTACAACAGAGCCAGTATCCAAGTCTAAAAGACACAGGACTCCATCAGAGTGTTCTGAGATGGAGGGAACTGAGACTCCCAAGCAGCCCTCcaaaagggagaagaggaaatGGGACAGAACAGAGAGCTCAGAGGTAACCTGGGAAAGCAGgccaggaaagaggaaaagaaccACCTCAGGAGATGGTGAGACGTCAGCTCCAAAAGTTAGGAAAACTGCTGAAAAAGGTGAAGTTGAAAcagtaaaagaagaaacaacAGAAGCTCCAAAAGATTCCAATG AAGTTTCTGCAGAAgaagacaaagacaaaaaagacaCATCCCTTTCCAAATCTAAAaggaaacacaagaaaaaacacaaagagAGACACAAAATGGGTGAAGAAGTCATCCCCCTCAGGGTACTCTCCAA GACTGAATGGATGGGTTTGAAGCAAGAATATTTGGCTCTGCAGAAAGCCAGTATGGCCTCCTTAAAGAAAACGATGTCTCAGATCAAACCTGAGCCTGTGGGAGAAATGGAGACGGAATCTGGTGTGCAGAAATCTGAAAACGACAAAAGTAATCCTgg TGAAGATTGTGCCCCTCCCGCCAAAGCCAACACAATGGGGCCTCAGTTTGTCAGCGGAGTAATTGTGAAGATCATTAGCACCGAGCCCCTGCCGGGCAGGAAGCAGATCAAG GAtgctctggcagtgctggctgagGTGGCTTATGTTGACATGCTGGAGGGGGATACCGAATGTCACGTCCGTTTTAAGACTCCTGAGGATGCACAGACTGTCATGAAATCATACAAAGAAATACAGATCAAAAACAACTGGAAATTCGAAGTTCTCACTG
- the LARP7 gene encoding la-related protein 7 isoform X3, with the protein MTGMETETVRDKAMEEESTEQKKEREKKKRSRVKQVLADIAKQVDFWFGDVNLHKDRFLREQIEKSRDGYVDISLLVSFNKMKKLTTDGKLIARAVKSSSVVELDLEGTRIRRRQPLGECPKDVDSRTVYVELLPKNVNHSWIERVFGKCGNVVYVSIPRYRSTGDPKGFAFVEFETKEQAEKAIEFLNNPPEEAPRKPGIFPKTVKNKPVPTLNSSDNTVVEEKKKKKKKKSKIKKESSAQAAAEPKESNTHTTTEPVSKSKRHRTPSECSEMEGTETPKQPSKREKRKWDRTESSEVTWESRPGKRKRTTSGDGETSAPKVRKTAEKGEVETVKEETTEAPKDSNEVSAEEDKDKKDTSLSKSKRKHKKKHKERHKMGEEVIPLRVLSKTEWMGLKQEYLALQKASMASLKKTMSQIKPEPVGEMETESGVQKSENDKSNPGEDCAPPAKANTMGPQFVSGVIVKIISTEPLPGRKQIKDALAVLAEVAYVDMLEGDTECHVRFKTPEDAQTVMKSYKEIQIKNNWKFEVLTGDHEQRYWQKILVDRQAKLNQPREKKRGTEKLIAKAERMRLEKTQQTSKHIHFTDDN; encoded by the exons ATGACAGGAATGGAGACTGAAACAGTGAGAGACAAAGCCATGGAAGAAGAAAGCACCgagcagaaaaaggaaagagagaagaagaagaggtcAAGAGTTAAACAGGTGCTAGCAGATATAGCCAAGCAAGTGGATTTCTGGTTTGGTGATGTTAATCTCCACAAAGACAGATTTCTTCGAGAACAAATAGAGAAGTCCAGAGATGGGT ATGTCGACATATCACTTCTTGTTTCTttcaacaaaatgaaaaaattgaCTACCGACGGGAAGCTGATCGCTCGGGCAGTTAAAAGTTCATCTGTTGTAGAG CTGGACTTGGAAGGAACCAGGATCAGGAGACGCCAGCCTCTGGGCGAGTGCCCAAAGGACGTGGATAGTCGGACTGTCTATGTG gAGCTGCTTCCCAAAAACGTCAATCACAGTTGGATTGAGCGGGTGTTTGGGAAATGTGGCAATGTAGTTTACGTCAGTATCCCCCGCTATAGAAGTACTggggatccaaagggctttGCTTTTGTTGAATTTGAAACTAAAGAACAAGCAGAGAAAGCCATTGAG TTTTTGAATAATCCACCAGAAGAAGCACCACGGAAACCTGGGATTTTCCCCAAAACAGTAAAGAATAAACCAGTTCCTACACTGAATTCAAGTGACAACACTGTAGTAG aagagaagaaaaagaaaaaaaagaagaaatccaAAATCAAGAAAGAGAGCAGTGCACAGGCAGCTGCGGAGCCAAAGGAATCAAACACTCACACTACAACAGAGCCAGTATCCAAGTCTAAAAGACACAGGACTCCATCAGAGTGTTCTGAGATGGAGGGAACTGAGACTCCCAAGCAGCCCTCcaaaagggagaagaggaaatGGGACAGAACAGAGAGCTCAGAGGTAACCTGGGAAAGCAGgccaggaaagaggaaaagaaccACCTCAGGAGATGGTGAGACGTCAGCTCCAAAAGTTAGGAAAACTGCTGAAAAAGGTGAAGTTGAAAcagtaaaagaagaaacaacAGAAGCTCCAAAAGATTCCAATG AAGTTTCTGCAGAAgaagacaaagacaaaaaagacaCATCCCTTTCCAAATCTAAAaggaaacacaagaaaaaacacaaagagAGACACAAAATGGGTGAAGAAGTCATCCCCCTCAGGGTACTCTCCAA GACTGAATGGATGGGTTTGAAGCAAGAATATTTGGCTCTGCAGAAAGCCAGTATGGCCTCCTTAAAGAAAACGATGTCTCAGATCAAACCTGAGCCTGTGGGAGAAATGGAGACGGAATCTGGTGTGCAGAAATCTGAAAACGACAAAAGTAATCCTgg TGAAGATTGTGCCCCTCCCGCCAAAGCCAACACAATGGGGCCTCAGTTTGTCAGCGGAGTAATTGTGAAGATCATTAGCACCGAGCCCCTGCCGGGCAGGAAGCAGATCAAG GAtgctctggcagtgctggctgagGTGGCTTATGTTGACATGCTGGAGGGGGATACCGAATGTCACGTCCGTTTTAAGACTCCTGAGGATGCACAGACTGTCATGAAATCATACAAAGAAATACAGATCAAAAACAACTGGAAATTCGAAGTTCTCACTG